A segment of the Bordetella flabilis genome:
TTGTGCAAGCCGCGGCAAAAGCGCACGCACCTCCGTGCTCTCGTCGGCGCGTGTCAGCCGCGCGGGGCCGGATACCTCGATCGGCAACCGTGCGACTTCCGCGCCGTCCAGGGTTACCGCCAAGCGCGAGGCGCCAGTCCCGCCTGCCTCTTTGTCGATCAGCATCAGCGCGAAAATGTCAGGCCGGCTGGCGATTTCCAGCACGAAGGCATGCGGAGAACTGAACGCGGCCCCGGTGATGCAGGTATGGCTGCCGTCGGCGTCGCGGCGCAATTCGGTCAACCAGGGTCCGTCCTTGGGCCAGGCCTTCATCAGGCCGGCACCGGCCGGCTGCGCCATGGCCGACGTCCCGTGAAGCAGGCCGAACGCCGCCATCGCGGCGATAGTACGGGTCATCATCGGTGCGAGTGCCGTGAGGCTGCTGATTTTCATCATTGCGCGATCCCACCCTGTGACGCGCCTGGAGGGAGGCGGCGGAAGGCGACGTAGCCGCCATCGGCATCGAACAGGTAGTCGAAGGCATTGAGCACATGGACGCTGGTGTTAACGAAGGTCGGCCTGTCGTGGCCCTCTACCAGGACGATGCGGGACGGCGCCACCGGATCGTTCCGGTCCTGCGCCGTGAAGCCATAGCGCGGCGATTGCGGGCCGTCGTCCGGTCCGAAGCGGATACCGACCGGGGTGCCGGCCACGAGCGTGCGGCTGCCTGTTGCGCCGGCTTCGGTCCGGGTCGCGGCGCGGTCGGGCGGCACGGTCAGGTACATGGCCGTGACGCCGGTATCGACCAGGGCCGTGCCGCAGGCTGGCTGCGTCCGGGCCACCGTGATGCAAGCAGGCAGCGGCTTCCAGTCGCGTCCGTCCGGCGCCTTGTCCAGCTTGATGAACCGGTAGCTGCCGCGTGTGTTCGCCACGGTCAGACCCACATGCACGCCCTCCCGCGTGACGACATAGCCGCGCCGCGCCAGGCCTGGCTGGCCCATGGTGCCCATGCCCGGCAGATTCAGGAAAGGATTCTTGTCCGGCGTGCTTTGCGCCTGATGGTCGCTTTCCCGGGCAAACCCGATGCCGACCATCGCGACGTGGCGCGGATCGTCGGTGGGTTCGCAGTCGCGTGCATTGCTGAAGCAGTCGATGCGGTCGATGGCCAGCACGGGCATGGGCTGTGTCGTGACGTGTGCGCCATTCGCGCCGCTGATCGTCGCCGCCGTCATCACCCAGTGTCCGCGCATGATGCGTCCGGAACTGGAGTAGCTGAGGGTGCCGGGGCCGAGCTGCGGAAGCCGCTCCACACCCGGAATGGATGTGGCCGAAACCACGATGCCGGTCGAGCCGGTATCCATCACGGCGCGCACTGACGGACCGCCGAAGGACAGTCCCAACGTCGGCGGAGCCGTCCGCGCGACGTTGCCTTCCGGCGTGTTCAGAAAGCGTAGATAAACGCCACTGTGATACGCCTCGTAGCGCGGATCGGCGAGCGCCGCGTGCGTGGCCAGCATCAGGCAAGCAGCCGTGGCGAAAAAGCGTAGTGTTCTAGCCATGGTGGCACGCATCGTACTGCAGAATTGCGGAATGATCGGAAGCTGCAATGCAGGAGGGACCGTCCATGGCCCACGCATCCCACGATGTCCGCATCAAGCGCATCTACGAGCCCGTCGATCCCGACGACGGCACGCGGGTCCTGGTAGATCGGCTATGGCCGCGCGGCGTGCGCAAGCAGACCGCGGCGCTGGCGCTGTGGCTGAAGGACATCGCGCCCAGTCCGGCATTGCGCCAGTGGTTCAATCACGACCCCGCCAGGTGGCAGGAGTTCCGGCACCGCTACCGCGCCGAACTGGCCGGCAACGAGAAAGCCGTCGCGCAACTGCGTCATCTCGTCGCCCACGGCCGCGTGACCCTGCTCTATGGGGCACACGATGAATTCCACAATCAAGCGG
Coding sequences within it:
- a CDS encoding DUF488 domain-containing protein, yielding MAHASHDVRIKRIYEPVDPDDGTRVLVDRLWPRGVRKQTAALALWLKDIAPSPALRQWFNHDPARWQEFRHRYRAELAGNEKAVAQLRHLVAHGRVTLLYGAHDEFHNQAVLLAEYMREEMAKQPRR